A genomic segment from Anopheles maculipalpis chromosome X, idAnoMacuDA_375_x, whole genome shotgun sequence encodes:
- the LOC126563807 gene encoding pro-resilin-like — MTCVCVYVVVKSVVLLVIMSLKVLVLVGVVLSVCAVCLQAAPQAEKYEAYEYKYEVKDPEKQLFFDKNEAGDTAGKVTGRYSVWLPDGRLMTIKYIVDKEGGFQPEVDFQDNANPLSG, encoded by the exons AGTGTTGTCCTCCTTGTTATCATGTCGCTGAAAGTGCTCGTGTTGGTTGGGGTGgtgctgagtgtgtgtgcggtttgtCTGCAGGCGGCACCGCAAGCAGAGAAATATGAAGCT TACGAGTATAAGTATGAGGTGAAGGATCCCGAGAAGCAGCtgttttttgacaaaaacgAAGCAGGAGACACTGCTGGCAAG GTAACGGGACGGTATTCGGTGTGGTTGCCGGATGGACGTCTCATGACGATCAAATACATCGTGGACAAGGAGGGTGGCTTCCAGCCGGAAGTTGATTTCCAGGACAACGCGAACCCACTGTCCGGTTAG
- the LOC126563815 gene encoding splicing factor 3B subunit 1-like, with the protein MSVNDIRDFQAKMKELKAEAAKDKAVGLGDRDYFDSDLYDSEDTSKKYERYVTSVALNDDTEDEEDDGMPIERTNRPMGYTAPTALLNEMGQDEDYDPFAERRKPTVAEKEDEYRQKRRRLVISPERVDPFADAGKTPDVVSRSYTDIVREQMFKREEAECRKKIQEKTKDGSLKISMIDGSAKPALFKMKKRGRWDQTAEVQFVVPKKLSVPATPTWDAEKTADHRGDETPVHVRIWDATPAHVSGAVITPGRETPAEKLTLRNRWDETPKTECKTPGHSWDETPRADRVFGDGVLLDAATPASKRRSRWDDTPTNASQSAMTPSIAMTPHGMEATPLLTPGGTTPARRAMVMATSTPGRLLSVTRKQLQVYRWEKVIDERNRPFKDDELDAMFPHGYMVMPPPPGYIPIRKPVFKLIATPTPIAGTSAAFFIQTEDKTAKFVDNQPKGNLPYIKSEDVQYFDKLLVEVDEDLLSPVEQKERLINKLLLKIKNGTAPIRKMALRQITEKAREFGAGPLFNQILPLLMSPRLEEEERHLLVKVIDRILYKLDDLVRPYVHKILVVIEPLLIEQDYYARVEGRQVISNLAKAAGLSTMIATMRPDIDSIDEYVRNTTARAFAVVASALGIPKLVPFLKAVCNTKQSWQARHTGIKIVQQIAILNGCAILPHLKSLVGIIEHGLVDKHQKVRTITALALSALAEAASPYGIESFDLVLKPLWKGIRRHRGKGLAAFLKAIGYMIPLMEAAYVNYYTREVMLILIREFQSPDEEMKNIALRVLTQCCATNGVQAQYIKEEILPHFFKHFWNHRMALDRRNNQLLVNTTVEIAKKVGASEIIKRLVDDLKDENEQYRMMTMKTIEKIMENLGAADISSRLCEKLIDGTLYAFQEQTTKDMVILNGFGTIVNQLSKRVKPYLPQISGVILWRLNNKSSKVRQQAADLISRIAVVMKTCQEEELMGDFGVVLHENLGEEYPEVLGSILGALKAIVSVIGMTKMIPPIKDLLPRLTPILRNRHEKVQENCIDLVGRIADRGPEYVPAREWMRICFELHELLKAHKKVVRRATVNTYGYIAKAIGPYDVLTTLLENLKVQERQNRVCTTVAIAIVAETCRPYTVLPALMNEYRVPEVNVQNGVLKSLSYVFEYIGEMGKDYIYAVCPLLEEALMDRDIVHRQTACTVIKHMSLGVYGFGCEDALVHLLNYVWPNIFETSIHLVQGFIDAVEGLCVALGPIKILQYTLQGLFHPSRKVRSAYWHIYNLLYIGAQDALIAGYPRIINDPNNQYVRYHLEYNQ; encoded by the exons ATGAGTGTTAATG aCATCAGAGATTTTCAGGCGAAAATGAAAGAGCTGAAAGCCGAAGCGGCAAAGGATAAGGCCGTTGGATTGGGCGACCGTGATTATTTTGATAGCGATCTATACGATAGCGAGGATACGAGCAAAAAGTACGAGAGATACGTCACATCGGTCGCTCTAAATGACGACACCGAAGATGAGGAGGACGACGGTATGCCCATCGAACGGACCAACCGACCAATGGGTTACACGGCACCAACAGCACTGCTCAACGAGATGGGACAG GATGAAGATTACGATCCATTTGCGGAGCGACGCAAGCCGACGGTTGCTGAAAAGGAGGATGAGTATCGTCAAAAACGTAGACGATTAGTCATCTCACCGGAGCGTGTGGACCCGTTTGCCGATG CAGGCAAAACACCGGATGTTGTTTCACGTTCCTACACGGATATTGTGCGCGAGCAAATGTTTAAACGCGAAGAAGCCGAG TGTCgcaaaaaaatccaagaaaaaacaaaagatggATCGTTGAAGATTAGCATGATCGATGGGTCCGCAAAACCAGCcctatttaaaatgaaaaagcgCGGCCGTTGGGATCAGACAGCCGAGGTGCAGTTTGTTGTACCGAAAAAGCTTTCCGTACCAGCGACTCCAACGTGGGATGCTGAG aAAACAGCCGACCATCGGGGGGACGAAACTCCCGTACACGTGCGCATTTGGGACGCAACACCAGCACACGTATCCGGTGCGGTCATCACACCAGGCCGTGAAACGCCCGCCGAAAAGTTGACCCTCCGCAACCGGTGGGATGAAACGCCAAAAACTGAATGCAAAACACCTGGCCACTCGTGGGACGAAACACCACGTGCCGATCGTGTATTCGGCGATGGTGTGCTGCTGGACGCTGCCACGCCTGCCTCGAAGCGTCGCTCACGATGGGATGACACTCCAACGAATGCTAGCCAGTCCGCCATGACGCCGTCGATCGCAATGACACCGCACGGTATGGAGGCAACGCCCCTACTCACACCTGGCGGTACGACACCGGCCAGGCGTGCGATGGTGATGGCAACATCGACACCGGGGCGTCTCTTGTCCGTGACTCGTAAGCAACTGCAGGTGTATCGCTGGGAGAAGGTTATCGACGAACGCAACAGACCGTTCAAGGACGACGAGCTGGACGCGATGTTCCCGCACGGGTATATGGTTATGCCACCGCCGCCCGGGTACATACCGATTCGTAAACCCGTCTTCAAATTGATCGCCACACCAACACCGATAGCCGGCACATCGGCCGCCTTCTTCATCCAGACCGAGGACAAAACGGCCAAGTTTGTGGATAACCAGCCAAAGGGAAATCTGCCGTACATAAAGTCGGAGGACGTACAGTACTTCGACAAGCTGCTGGTTGAGGTAGACGAAGATTTGCTCAGCCCCGTGGAGCAGAAAGAGCGCCTAATTAATAAACTGCTGCTCAAGATCAAGAACGGTACGGCACCGATACGTAAGATGGCACTCCGACAGATAACGGAAAAAGCGCGCGAATTTGGCGCTGGTCCACTGTTCAACCAGATACTACCGCTGCTAATGAGCCCAAGGTTGGAGGAAGAGGAGCGCCATCTACTAGTAAAGGTAATCGATCGCATCCTGTACAAGCTGGACGATCTGGTCCGCCCGTATGTGCACAAGATACTGGTAGTGATAGAGCCGCTGCTAATCGAACAAGATTACTATGCTCGCGTAGAAGGTCGTCAGGTTATATCCAATCTGGCGAAAGCGGCCGGTTTGTCTACGATGATTGCGACGATGCGTCCCGACATCGACAGCATCGACGAGTACGTGCGTAATACGACGGCTCGCGCATTTGCCGTCGTTGCGTCTGCGCTGGGCATTCCAAAGTTGGTGCCATTCTTGAAGGCTGTCTGCAATACCAAGCAGTCTTGGCAGGCGCGCCACACGGGTATTAAAATCGTGCAGCAAATTGCGATTCTGAACGGTTGTGCTATTTTGCCTCATCTGAAATCGCTGGTAGGGATCATTGAGCATGGGCTGGTGGATAAGCACCAAAAGGTACGTACCATTACGGCGCTCGCGTTATCCGCACTGGCCGAAGCAGCTTCACCGTACGGTATCGAATCGTTCGATCTGGTGCTCAAACCACTGTGGAAAGGTATCCGGAGGCATCGTGGTAAGGGTTTAGCGGCGTTTTTAAAAGCTATCGGCTATATGATCCCACTGATGGAAGCGGCGTACGTGAACTACTACACGCGCGAGGTAATGTTGATATTGATCCGCGAGTTCCAGTCACCGGACGAGGAGATGAAGAACATTGCGCTGAGGGTGCTGACGCAATGTTGTGCCACGAATGGTGTGCAAGCGCAGTACATCAAGGAAGAGATATTGCCACACTTTTTCAAACACTTCTGGAACCACAGGATGGCGCTGGACCGGCGTAACAATCAGCTGCTGGTCAACACGACGGTTGAAATTGCGAAAAAGGTCGGTGCGTCCGAGATCATTAAACGCCTGGTGGATGATCTCAAGGATGAAAACGAGCAGTACCGcatgatgacgatgaaaacGATCGAGAAGATAATGGAGAATCTCGGTGCGGCAGACATCAGTTCACGACTCTGTGAAAAGCTGATCGACGGTACACTGTACGCGTTCCAGGAGCAAACGACCAAGGACATGGTGATATTGAATGGGTTCGGCACGATCGTCAATCAGTTGAGCAAGCGCGTCAAGCCATACCTGCCACAGATCAGTGGTGTCATCCTTTGGCGATTGAACAACAAATCGTCCAAGGTGCGCCAACAGGCAGCGGATCTCATCTCACGTATCGCAGTCGTAATGAAGACTTGCCAGGAAGAGGAGCTGATGGGTGATTTCGGGGTAGTATTGCACGAGAACCTTGGCGAGGAATATCCGGAAGTGCTCGGATCGATCTTGGGTGCCTTGAAAGCGATCGTTAGCGTCATCGGTATGACAAAGATGATACCCCCGATCAAGGATCTGCTGCCCCGGCTAACGCCAATCCTGAGGAACCGACACGAAAAGGTGCAGGAAAACTGTATTGATCTTGTCGGACGTATAGCGGATCGTGGTCCGGAGTATGTGCCCGCGCGCGAATGGATGCGTATCTGTTTCGAGCTGCACGAGTTGCTGAAAGCGCACAAGAAGGTGGTTCGCCGCGCGACCGTCAACACGTACGGTTACATCGCGAAAGCAATCGGGCCGTATGACGTGCTGACGACGCTGCTCGAAAACCTCAAGGTGCAGGAGCGTCAAAATCGCGTCTGCACGACGGTCGCCATTGCAATTGTGGCGGAAACTTGCCGCCCGTATACCGTGCTGCCAGCACTGATGAACGAATACCGTGTGCCGGAGGTGAACGTACAGAACGGTGTACTCAAATCGCTGTCCTATGTGTTCGAGTACATCGGCGAGATGGGCAAGGACTACATCTACGCCGTCTGTCCACTGCTTGAAGAGGCACTTATGGATCGTGACATTGTACACCGGCAGACGGCGTGCACAGTGATTAAGCACATGTCGCTCGGTGTGTATGGATTCGGGTGTGAGGATGCGCTCGTCCATCTGCTCAACTACGTATGGCCGAACATCTTCGAAACCTCGATCCATCTAGTGCAGGGATTCATTGATGCAGTCGAGGGTTTGTGTGTGGCGCTTGGGCCAATCAAGATACTCCAGTACACACTGCAGGGATTGTTCCATCCTTCCCGAAAAGTACGCAGTGCGTACTGGCATATTTACAACTTGCTTTACATTGGGGCCCAGGATGCGCTTATCGCAGGCTATCCACGTATCATCAACGATCCAAACAATCAATACGTTCGGTACCATCTGGAGTACAATCAGTAA
- the LOC126559681 gene encoding neuferricin homolog has translation MGYNVGAYLRHAVIVALGILLFYILASKRKQILESVFFESDSAKAQLEQDVQHGEVLFTEAELSKFNGIENKLLYLVILGHVYDVTTGSKHYGPGQSYHMFVGHDATRSFVTGEFDQYTPELSDVSSLKETELEQLITWKEFYDKTYRYVGKLIGRYFDPLGQHTAYYQHVMDRAAKANESKESEHQYPSCNVEWKLEMGTRVWCTNRSGTGQERSWIGRPRKVANGGDVNGDGRRSEQFCACVPEADTSVQYVPFPGCDYTAESCIVPDQS, from the exons ATGGGGTATAACGTGGGTGCTTACTTGCGCCACGCGGTGATTGTTGCCTTGGGcatattgttgttttatatACTGgcatcgaaacgaaaacaaatcctAGAAAGCGTCTTCTTCGAGAGTGATTCTGCGAAGGCGCAGCTGGAACAGGACGTCCAGCATGGAGAAGTGCTATTCACAGAGGCAGAGCTGTCGAAATTCAACGGCATAGAGAACAAACTGCTCTATCTAGTCATTTTAGGGCACGTTTACGACGTCACGACAGGCTCGAAGCATTACGGACCGGGCCAGTCATATCATATGTTTGTTG GTCACGATGCAACGCGTTCTTTCGTAACGGGCGAGTTTGACCAATACACTCCCGAGCTGAGCGATGTATCATCGCTAAAGGAAACGGAATTGGAGCAACTAATCACCTGGAAGGAGTTCTATGACAAAACGTACCGTTACGTGGGTAAACTGATTGGCCGATACTTCGATCCGCTGGGTCAGCACACGGCCTACTATCAGCACGTAATGGATCGGGCCGCGAAGGCTAACGAGAGCAAGGAGAGCGAACATCAGTATCCTTCCTGTAATGTCGAGTGGAAGCTTGAGATGGGCACCCGAGTATGGTGCACGAATCGTAGCGGAACCGGCCAAGAACGGTCGTGGATCGGCCGGCCAAGAAAAGTGGCGAACGGGGGCGACGTTAACGGTGATGGTCGTCGCTCGGAACAGTTTTGTGCCTGCGTACCGGAAGCTGATACTAGCGTACAGTACGTACCATTCCCAGGATGCGATTATACGGCTGAATCTTGCATTGTGCCTGATCAAAGCTAA
- the LOC126558764 gene encoding E3 ubiquitin-protein ligase MARCHF5-like: MLTDEPELAAGNRAVDEMLAVAPVGERQPATTTPPEEPEERYCWVCFATEEDDKVAPWVQPCNCRGATKWVHQSCLKRWIDEKQKGNPYKSISCPQCQTRYIIILPSMGSFAFLLERLDIIAKQLSPGMAAGAIVCSIYWSAITFGAVTVLQTTGFERGLSMMEQAEPIALLLCLPTIPVALVIGRMFRWEDIVLRFLQNRQFDIRKYPVISLMLPVSNEPSPNYPEAYPSGTISTSEPLSVTRIFCGALLLPTVSTIVGKIFFKSVKNDLHRTLLGGFAFVVVKGMLKIYFHQKKHNRAKQRQILDYTPDNVRKYWMRSQQPEANERSGQQQQHGQGQGIMQHPVMEEPNEENVLNGAG, translated from the exons ATGTTAACCGATGAACCCGAGCTCGCCGCTGGCAACAGGGCGGTGGACGAGATGCTAGCTGTTGCACCGGTAGGGGAACGACAACCTGCAACAACGACCCCGCCAGAGGAGCCGGAAGAACGATACTGCTGGGTGTGTTTCGCCACCGAAGAGGACGATAAGGTTGCACCGTGGGTGCAACCGTGCAACTGTCGTGGAGCCACCAAATGGGTGCACCAGTCGTGTTTGAAGCGCTGGATCGACGAAAAGCAGAAGGGAAACCCGTACAAGAGCATCAGCTGTCCGCAGTGTCAAACCCGGTACATCATCATACTGCCATCGATGGGCAGCTTTGCGTTTCTACTCGAACGGCTCGACATAATCGCCAAGCAGCTGAGTCCGGGCATGGCGGCGGGCGCAATTGTTTGTTCGATCTACTGGTCCGCCATAACATTCGGTGCGGTAACGGTGCTGCAAACGACCGGCTTCGAACGGGGACTCTCGATGATGGAGCAGGCCGAACCGATCGCTCTGTTGCTGTGTCTGCCTACCATCCCGGTGGCACTGGTAATTGGAAGGATGTTTCGTTGGGAAGATATTGTGCTGCGCTTTCTGCAAAATCGCCAGTTCGACATCAGAAAGTATCCGGTCATCTCGCTAATGCTGCCCGTTTC GAACGAACCAAGCCCCAACTATCCAGAGGCATACCCGAGCGGCACGATCAGCACATCAGAGCCACTGTCGGTGACGCGCATCTTTTGTGGCGCTTTGCTGCTACCGACCGTTTCTACCATTgttgggaaaatatttttcaaatcggTGAAAAATGACCTGCACCGCACACTGCTGGGTGGATTTGCGTTCGTGGTGGTGAAGGGTATGCTAAAAATATACTTCCATCAGAAGAAACATAACCGTGCCAAACAACGCCAGATACTGGACTACACGCCGGACAACGTGCGAAAGTACTGGATGCGAAGCCAACAGCCCGAAGCGAACGAGCGTTCcgggcaacagcagcagcatggccAGGGACAAGGGATAATGCAGCACCCGGTCATGGAGGAGccaaacgaggaaaatgtaCTAAATGGTGCAGGATAG